One segment of Sphaerodactylus townsendi isolate TG3544 linkage group LG17, MPM_Stown_v2.3, whole genome shotgun sequence DNA contains the following:
- the MINAR1 gene encoding major intrinsically disordered Notch2-binding receptor 1 — protein METNQDSSVFLVNILEELDTKQNTISYQDLCKSLCARFDLSQLAKLRSLLFYTACLDPNFPATLFKDKMRCTVNNQQSKKIMVAADVVTIFNLIQMNGGLAKEKLPVAREKVRKKESIESCRSDTEVCNMVDCVPDCELRDREFCRGYSARRSSKCRKGDCKDCPQFVPASEPNFLLGVNKELKGRAASLDRLQALATYTITSSTPCEMQSTYFPMNMDMDSISDQDSLPISTSIKETFISNDDPFVMQSCMQKRNIFKEDFHNLLTISPNLMSPTRKTEDELVEPPSRKEASKQAFFNHSFEMPHSSQYLNPIYSPVPDKRRVKHESLDDLQASTYFGPTTILGSQDTKRWLGKPNKQTPWPAKSWSLNTEEVPDFERSFLNRKPSEEKPRYQGSNSQPSNFPTAERHQPYLSSKDQQPMLQSNYAVKPNGHKSKDIPSILEMEQHEPIKKFKDKSINCTSIPLLSIDKMSSVGTQTDQHALEHKKCNSNQNKYGERHSLKQSDDDSEIVSDDISDIFRFLDDMSVCGSSGVMHSSCYNSTGSLSQIHKSDCESSPERHLVKISNGNCSSKLDKVSQLEINSPADEELKTSICKLVLRIGEIEKKLESFSSVRDEISQVLGKLNKLDQKIQQPEKVSIQLDLNSLTSEVQSEESTSPRMFSCHNSSHGGKLDNNPDWCCSDASGSNSESLRVKALKKSLFTRRSSRSLTEENSATESKIASISNSPRDWRAITYADQAGITEEEMKDRDGSENKDWHRKSKEADRQYEIPQPHRHAKQSKDTFLIEQVFSPHPYPASLKSHMKSNPLYTDMRLTELAEVKRTQPSWTIEEYTRNSGEKGKLTALDLQIQESLNPNNLEYWMEDIYTPGYDSLLKRKEAEFRRAKACKIAALIAAAACTVILVIVVPICTMKS, from the exons ATGGAGACCAATCAGGACTCTTCGGTGTTCCTGGTGAATATTTTGGAGGAACTCGATACCAAGCAAAACACCATTTCCTATCAGGATCTCTGCAAATCGTTATGTGCAAGGTTCGATTTGTCCCAGCTGGCTAAACTGAGGAGTTTGCTATTCTACACTGCCTGTCTGGATCCTAATTTCCCTGCCACTTTGTTCAAAGACAAAATGAGGTGCACCGTCAACAACCAGCAATCCAAAAAGATAATGGTTGCAGCAGACGTCGTGACGATATTCAACCTCATCCAGATGAACGGGGGTTTGGCCAAGGAAAAGCTTCCTGTGGCCCGAGAGAAGGTGAGGAAGAAAGAATCAATAGAGTCCTGCCGGTCTGACACTGAAGTTTGTAATATGGTGGACTGTGTACCTGATTGTGAATTGAGAGACAGGGAATTTTGCAGAGGATACTCGGCCAGGAGGTCTTCTAAATGTCGGAAAGGGGATTGCAAAGACTGCCCGCAATTCGTACCCGCATCGGAACCGAATTTTTTGCTTGGGGTCAATAAGGAATTGAAAGGCCGAGCAGCATCCCTTGACCGGTTGCAAGCTCTAGCCACATATACAATCACCAGCTCTACCCCCTGTGAAATGCAGAGCACATATTTCCCCATGAACATGGATATGGACTCTATCTCTGACCAGGACTCGTTGCCAATCAGCACAAGCATCAAGGAGACTTTCATTTCAAACGATGATCCCTTTGTGATGCAGTcgtgcatgcagaaaaggaacATATTCAAGGAAGACTTCCACAATCTCTTAACCATTTCTCCAAACTTGATGTCGCCCACGAGGAAAACGGAGGATGAACTTGTAGAACCCCCGAGCAGGAAGGAGGCTTCCAAGCAGGCCTTCTTCAACCACAGTTTTGAGATGCCGCACAGCAGCCAATATTTGAACCCAATTTATTCTCCTGTCCCAGACAAAAGAAGAGTCAAACATGAAAGTTTAGATGATCTCCAAGCGTCTACTTATTTTGGCCCAACGACCATCCTTGGATCGCAAGATACTAAAAGGTGGTTGGGAAAACCCAACAAACAAACTCCGTGGCCAGCAAAGAGCTGGAGTCTAAATACTGAAGAAGTCCCTGATTTTGAAAGATCCTTTTTGAACAGGAAGCCTTCAGAAGAGAAACCCCGATACCAAGGTTCAAACAGCCAACCTTCCAATTTCCCAACTGCTGAGAGGCACCAACCATATCTCAGCTCAAAGGACCAACAGCCGATGCTACAGTCCAACTATGCAGTGAAACCAAACGGACATAAATCCAAAGACATCCCTTCCATTTTAGAAATGGAGCAGCACGAACCCATCAAGAAGTTTAAAGACAAAAGTATTAATTGCACGTCTATCCCACTTCTCAGCATTGACAAAATGAGCAGTGTTGGAACGCAGACAGACCAACATGCCTTGGAACATAAAAAATGTAACTCCAATCAGAATAAATATGGCGAACGACATTCTCTGAAGCAATCGGATGACGACTCTGAAATTGTGAGTGACGACATCAGCGACATCTTCAGGTTTCTGGATGACATGAGTGTCTGTGGGTCCTCTGGCGTGATGCATTCCTCTTGCTACAACAGTACCGGCTCACTTTCGCAGATACACAAATCAGACTGCGAAAGCTCCCCTGAACGCCACTTAGTGAAAATTTCCAATGGGAATTGCAGTAGCAAGCTGGACAAGGTGTCTCAGTTGGAGATCAACAGCCCCGCAGATGAGGAGCTGAAAACCAGCATCTGCAAGCTGGTGCTGAGGATTGGGGAAATCGAGAAGAAACTGGAGTCTTTCTCCAGTGTCAGGGATGAAATTTCCCAAGTCTTGGGGAAGCTGAACAAATTGGACCAAAAGATCCAGCAGCCGGAGAAGGTCAGCATCCAACTCGATCTGAATTCTCTCACGAGCGAAGTTCAGTCGGAGGAAAGTACCTCCCCGAGGATGTTTTCGTGTCACAATTCTTCGCACGGGGGTAAACTGGACAACAACCCAGACTGGTGCTGTTCGGACGCCAGCGGCAGCAATAGCGAAAGCCTGCGGGTCAAAGCCTTAAAAAAAAGCTTGTTCACAAGGAGGTCCTCTCGATCGCTTACGGAGGAAAACAGCGCAACTGAATCCAAGATAGCGAGTATTTCTAACTCCCCAAGAGACTGGCGGGCTATCACTTACGCTGACCAAGCGGGGATCACAGAGGAAGAGATGAAAGACCGAGACGGGAGCGAAAACAAGGACTGGCACCGGAAGTCCAAAGAG GCAGACCGGCAATACGAGATCCCGCAGCCGCACCGACATGCTAAGCAGTCCAAAGACACGTTCTTGATCGAGCAAGTTTTCAGTCCCCATCCTTACCCTGCCTCGCTCAAGTCACACATGAAGAGTAATCCCCTCTACACGGACATGCGCCTGACCGAACTTGCCGAAGTGAAACGAACACAGCCGTCGTGGACCATCGAGGAATATACCAGAAACTCCGGCGAGAAGGGGAAGCTCACAGCTTTGGATCTACAA atTCAAGAATCTTTAAATCCCAACAATCTGGAATACTGGATGGAGGACATCTATACGCCGGGCTATGATTCCTTATTGAAACGTAAAGAAGCTGAATTTAGAAGGGCAAAAGCTTGTAAAATAGCGGCGTTGATTGCAGCTGCTGCTTGTACTGTTATCCTTGTCATCGTAGTTCCTATATGTACTATGAAATCATGA